The genomic window AAATGGAACAATTGTCCGTTTAATGTGAACGAGTTGAAGTACAACAAGAGCACACCACACACCTGCATAAGCGGAATACactgtgtaagtgtgtgtgtgtgtgaggatgtgtgtgtgtggatatgTATAGGATACGTGCGATgcatagtattttattttacaactttcTATAGCTACAAAGTTACTATGCAACTTTAAGGCTAaataagaagtttaaaaaatgatttCTAATTGAAGTGAGCTTTTAGGCGCGCTTAAGAGTAGACGATCGAAGACTGCAGAATGCCAGCGAACAAAGCATACAACGAATTGACAACTATTTTAGAATAGCTAGAAATTCCAGAAATCACACCATAGATGGAAATTGGTTGCTATGAAAAGCTTTGCgcgcaaattttattattacaattattgCTTTCATATATTTCTTGAGTGTGTGTGTAGCAAATGAAGCACAACAATCAAGCAATCAATAGATCAATCGAATGAGCGCATGACAATATATACATTTCCATATGCATGCACATGTGCACTTGATTATATTCCATTTAGgaaacaaaaaaggaagggcAACAGCTAAAAGCTACGTCTGCTCATAAGTTAAACCTATTCGagaagaataaaatttaaaaaaaagttgctttttCGTTTACTTGCAAATGCAAAATGGCaattatttgcaattttgaTTATCTTCTTTTTACTTCAATGCTTTAATTTTGCCTTATCCATCtacaagtacatacacacatatatatatttgaatttgttgTGATCTATATTTTTTCCTCAGAACTATAGGATACTTATAGATCTAGTGACTAGTGTAAACATACAATGTGCTTTTAAATGGAACCCAAAACTCTAACACACACGCACCTAAACTTGAATTGCTTAACAGTTACAAAAGAAAGCAATGTATGAaaacgtatgtgtgtataaacATGCACACTgtatcataaaatttaaaaatattagttgttagtgtcaaataatttaattattccaCTTTAATTGTTAACTATAAATTATTTACGTTATTAGTTAACTGAGTGGCTAAGTGATGGAGAGCGATAAATTTTAGTTGGAAAtatcatatgcatatatatatgtatttatatatatatatacctatatatatatttacattcattatatatatctatgtaaatatgtatgtatataacttGGTTGAGAACAGCAAGTCTAAACACATAAACGTTTTTAATTCATAGGTCAAATACATTTCAGTCAatgcgtatacatacatacatacatactcatgcCATATACATTTTAGTTAGTTAAGAATACGTTTGATTGCAAGAGTAAGTGATTACTTTAATGTtccaagaaacaaaacaaacatacatatttaataataaatataattaataattttgtgcaaattatCGACCATTTCATAAAGAGTTATTGATTAAAATGGGTGCAATTCAAAAGCCGTAACcaaaaagtaaattattttgtaattttataagttgagaggaaattttattttatatatttcacaaaaaaagcaCCATTTGAAACAAAACTGAGAAAGAAAACAATGATTAAGGCTGCTATATTGTTAGATTGCAAATaagcttttaaaattgttaaaccgagaagaagaagaaataacatGATTACTCATTGAGTATACTGTTAAATATGGTATAAATTGgcacaaaatatttatgcttTGTAAATAGTACCTATATAAATGGAAAGAGATGTGATTGAATATATGCTAATTTTTGAAGTCATAACGTGATTTTTAGAATCCTAAAAACGCCTAAAAGTAGACTCGCAAAACTTGCTTACAAGATGAAAAAAGTTCATATGATACGTGATCAGGATTATTTGACTCAAATTTTTCGTCGAATTTCGATTAACCATTAGCGAAAAAATCATTAACTACGCCATAAGTTGACGTGGTTAACCGGATATGTTATTGATAGGTTGAATTGACGCCCTTTAATGTAGCTGAGACACGAATGTTGTAGGGACATCACTCTCGGTTGATCTCGTAAATTTTTGCTAACCATAAATTGAATGCGACAACAATTCATAATTGAAAAACATGCAACTTGGCATTTTAATTTGTCTTAACCAAATTacggaaatataatatttacatttgcattGCAATGTTGGAgttacggtacactagacagggctagtttactggggcggcagctcttggtcgggaaaaacccgagtcactccgataacgtagaaccggctgccatgggaatgatgcAATATTGGTTAATTTGGCTGAACTATGAAATGTTGGTTAATTTGCCTCTTTATTAATTTGCCTTTCAAAGGCTGAACTGTGAgaaaaggcaaaacaaaaaaaaaaagaacgttCGATAACTGacgaaaaatgtgtttaatcaTCTGCAAATCTACTTATAGGCTCACATTCTTTTTTGCAGTTCTACAATCTTTGTGTTACTTGTAAAGTCAACGTCGTCCAAAAAGTCATTGATTTGTATATAAATGCAtaataaaaagctaaaaaaatatcGCAATGCAATGCCTTGAAAAACATAACAtatgattaataaataaaaagaaatatatataagaaACTTATTAAATATTACACCACAAAGTCCTTAAAGCACAACTGTAGCCATAGGTAAAATTAATTACTGAATTTTTCTCAAAGTGTTTaattcagcaaaaataataataacgcgTTTTAAACATAGGCAAGACAAAGTTGATGCTAAAATTGGCAGGGTTTAGGAACATTGGAAGCCCATAAGAATTAAACTGAATTTTTtcatctttgtttttttttttgttaagccaaGCTTATTTCGTGTATGTACCTTTTCACCATTTTTCCACCCTTAAAatgggggtggattttcaattttactagaaattcacatttttaagtgttttttaagTTGATAGAAATTGGATGTTTTTTAACTGTTTAATGCATATTtccatacaaaaatacataatttaagtataaaattaatacacacccatttatatatgcatatatatgtgaaCATTTTCATGTTAATTGTTTTAGCGTGGTAAGCGTGTATTTTTCGATTTTGCTTTATAGCAAAATTtgcttataaaattatattaaagtaaaagaaatactgaaaaaaaagatgtaactaaaaattaataggCAGAAGATGTTATTGTATTGTAACTGGGAAGCTAGCTGGAAAACTGAACGATGAATGCGAATAAAAGAACTGTGAATTAATTTGTAATCAGTGTATTTTACAATACCtacaattgaaatgaaataaaaattttgtttaaataaaagttttatttttcaagtcATTCATTTTTAGTTGGGGGGAAGTTGAACAGGCgaagaaaacacaaaataaaaatatagtaaaacgtataacaaaaattcaccttttGTTTTTGCAAGACACCTGAAATCaatgataaaataaaagttttaattctcaattttttgcatttttagtgaaatttaatTTAGGGAGAAATTTAACAAgcgaagaaaacaaaatataaaattataataaaaacgtTTCTCCTTTTTTGCAAGGCACCTAAAataaatgatgaaataaaagtttaaattctaaagtttttcatttttagttgGGCGAAGTTGAACAGGCgaagaaaacacaaaatataaaattataagaaaaattcacCTTTTTTTTGCAGGGCCCCTAAAATCAATGATCTTTGCAATTCACAATATAGTccgaattgaataaaatatattcagaaaatttaaaatacaaatttattccttaaaagtaatattatcgccttcaaagtactccccatcaaatgcaacgcacttatgccagcgtttaatCCAGATCTCGAAATATTTccggaactctattttcggtatagccatcagagccgtcttcgatttttccattacttcctttcggctttTAAAATGTGTCCCCCGCAGTGGTTTTTTAACTcgattaaacagaaaaaaatcacctGATATGAGTGAATTCAGGGAGTCATATGACAATTTCatggataatgatggcactgtgcgacgatGCGTTAAAAAGGTGCAAAATCCACGTGTAGTTTTCcgaaaaatgccttttttgacGAGTTGGTTCACGAAAACGCTCACACCGTTTTATGacacccaaataatagtcctttttaactgtctgaccttctgggaAATATTCGTGAAttacaataccgttgtaatccataaaaaccgtgggcgtcgttttcttttttgactgacgaagtgatttttttggtcttggttcatctCGAGCTCTCCACATATTAGTAGAAATCTTAATCAGAGAGGTGGcaatccaacaaaaaaaaataaaaagtaaaactcaaatcagttgacttaaagCGTCACCTGGCGATTgtttcgggaactttttgatcaaggtggtatgtcGTCAGAATCAGCTCCAATTTTGAACTGTAAAATAATAGAATGAGGCAATGAGCTATTTCGTACCtattatatttgtaatatttttttaatgttttaatttgATTGATTGCTGTATTCAGTTatgtgttttgttaattttttcttattatttctagttttttttttgtttttggttaatttgatatttaaattttatttttctttcattttttatacatatctcgtacttttataattttttcattgtttaattttattatattttgcttcATGATATTTTAGCTCATTATCATCTTAATTCTATTACTTTCTATATCCTAACTTGATTCAATATAACTGAATTCAATTTGAAGCGTTTTTTTGTTTAGCTCTAACATATTCTACctattttaatttcatctttattCTCTGCCAGCCTTAGCATGCCTGTCCCTGTAACTCGAACGGAAAGTATCCAGAAAGTTTTCATTGGCTTTGCTCTACATTCAGTAAGATTTCATGACCTCATACTCTCATATTATTCAGACCCCTGGTAATCAGTTTGAAATCTCTGCAATCCGACtatctattttattattatctttcGCGAATCTATCTTAATACCCCATCTAGAGGGCCTcgtaatttagattttttttcaatattggcTTTATAAGAACTCTGTATGTAAGAAATGCACCTATCATGCAAGTTCTGATAGAATTTAATactatttacaaatatattggGACTGATTTTGCTTCTTCTAAATACTCTTTCACTAAACTTCTTAATTATGCctataaataatttgatttagtATGTTTTACGGATGATGATAATTATGTAATTTGTTAAAACATCTGTATTAGATTAATCTAGACTCTTTATGAGGTTTGTAATTCGACCTAATGGCCTTTTATGCACTCTACTCATTTTAATCCCTGATTCAGACCCTGTTCCCTTATTAAAGTTAAGATAGAGCAGttggccaagatgtctcaaACTTCTCCACGCTATAGCGCTACATTCCAGAAGATAATGCATTAGAGTCTCCTCGGATTtgtcgcagaaacgacaggagTCAGTACACCATAtaccgatcatgtgcagatgattACGAAGTCTACATCAGTATTAGTCTGTAAAAAGCCAATTTGTTTCTGTTGACTCatttttacttcaataaataaataaataactctgatgccccttattttattttatttcattaattattttaatttatacaatttttcgatataCTTCACCCGTTATGCTTTAAAAACCGATCTTGCCTTTCTGAAATTTTCTTCAGTGTAGTGTTTACCTTAACTGAGCTTCATATGCAACCCTGCATTTCGATTTGCTCTGATCGCGCAAAGGTAACAAATATTTGTTGATTGTCAATTTGTGTgcaattattattatacaatttACTGTAAACCTGTTGTATAACTTTTAAAAAGCGTGCAAAATTTGTGAACAATTTGAGCAAATGTAAAATCCCTATTAAAAGTATCGAATTTAATGTATGGAATTCTAATACGCAGAGGCAACAGGTCTGTCTGCATGCCACACGACGCAGATAAGCTTGCTCATCAGTAGGGCAACAAAAGGCTGGTAGTTGAAAACAATAAGGCAACAACTACAATTACTCCAACAATATTAACCACATCAATAACACCAGCCAAACACACCCAGCTTTAATACAGTGGTTATATTAGCCAAATTATTCAAAACTCTGGCAGTGACGCCGACGCCAACCGCGAGAACGACGACAACGTCAACAATATCGCTGGTGGCGCTGTGCCGTTTGTTCGCCATAAGTTTGGAATAACATTAGCATTAACGAATGTTGGGAGTGCGACCGGGACTTGTGGTTTGTTAAATTCCCGTTGTGCATAAATTCAGCGAGAGCTTGGCATGTGCAACCGGTGTAGAGATAATGTGTAGTAGGGTAAATCGTCCAGCGATAAATGATGTGAGAAAAttgcgaaaacaaaaataaaaaaagtaataaaagtaaCTGATTTAAGTGCTATCTGCTTGGCGTGCAGCGGTAAGTGCTGTAGTCACTTACAATGCTGACGCTCCTCGGTGAGTGTCATCTGTGGAGTTTACGGGATGAAGTGCGCATCAAATCAACCGATCTGGGAGCCTTCCGCTACACACGCAATCGAGAAGTTCAACAGCAGAATACTGAGTTGATGGCGCTCGCTAAGCGAGACTATATCGAACGACGCAGTGGTATTACGGTGCTGAAAAATAGTCGCAAGGCTCCAGGTCGCTTAAAGGATAACATTAAAAGGTTAGAGGAATTACTGCGAACATATAAAATCGTGCACTCCGAATGGCGAGATGCAGCACAAGTGCTCCTGCTCTTTGCAAATGGTATTATTGCGCACATTTGCGTGGACGCAGCAACAGGTGACATACTGCGTATGGTTTATGAGAAATACTTCGTTGGTAAGCTTGCATCGGAAGTCATCACCGAtggtaagtaaaaaaatgtacaaatatcACAAACTGGTGGTATGGAGGGGGGGTATTTATGTAGATGGTTGTGTGCAGCCACTAGAGCTGGAGATTGTGTGTTGCGCGCCGCGCTGGAGAAATTTGCATTTGCGCATACCCATGGGCATGCGCGCATTCACACAGTTTCACATGCAATTAATGTTAATTAATTTCGCTACAACTTTGCTgtgatttgtttctttttttccttctaCACTTGTTTTTGCTTTACACTTAGtagttaatttgttttgttgttttctgtCTGATATCTGTTGTAGCGTTTTTCACACGTTCCCACATCGTCTTGGCCTACAACACGAACCAGTTGACGGTGGTGCATTTGCAGAAACCGAATACACGGCAGCAAGGGCCTgagaaaattaacaatatggatCCGCGCATATTTCATGTGATAATACCGGGACCGTCGGAACGAAAATTGTCACGACATCTAACGGTGAACAGCAGTGCAGATCTATTTGTCATATGGACGAAATCCTCACAAAATGAAGTTTATCCTTGGCGACCAACGATACGCGATCAAGATCGGGCGAATATACACGTGTTTAAATTAAAAGGGTGAGTATAGGAAAATTGTAGCCCTACAATTCTAACCTACGAAGTCAACAGCCagattacatatttatgtatgtccgTTAAAAATTCTGCTCCACAATTACAAGAAAGATAAATGGCTCTACACGTTCTCCCGACAGAcggttttacgttaccggaacgatcaGGATTTACTATATATCTGTCCAAGGACTGTCTCTCCAGTAGCACTTCCCGCACATGTgtggggaatgtttttgctgctacaacaacaagaacaaatttgttaaattaCGAACAACGCGCCAAAGGCTGATCATATGTACGTGACTGGTATCACAAGCTCTAGTTCCGAGAATGATTGAGGCCAATCACAACGCGTAGAGCTCGAGTTGTTCCctcgacccggatttatacaTATCTAACCTAGGATTGTATCATTCGTATAATGCATGCAAGATATCTCTTATCTCAAAAACTGTATAAGCTGATCCCATAAGCTGGTCTCTTCGTGGTACATATCGTCTAATTCTGAAGAAATGAACTTAAAAAGCAAACCATTATCGGTTAAGAGTTCCTTGAAGTAGTCACTGTTTTATCAGCCCAAGGCCGTAGTTCATACTTTTGAATATCTATCTGTAATTATGATTACCACTTCGAAAGGTTGATATAGTCTAAaaggttaaaaaatatttcaaatctgTTATAACTATTACGAGTGCCTCAGAATTAAAGGTTATTGCATAACCCAATTCAATTATTATTCCCTTAGCCGCATAGACACGAAGCATTTTCTTGTAATAATCATTTGAGATTCGGTTTGCCTGAGCAGGGTCAGTTATCACGTACATCGTATAGTTCGTACATCtttatagtttctttttttttttcagaatgcaAATTGAGTCCGTTTCGTATTGTTGGTCTGAAAATGATCCGCTCTCTGTGGATTTCCTACGTTCAGCCGAAAGTCAAATTCTCACCGTAGAGCAGAAAGTGTCACGAAAGGGTGAAATATCTGCCGAAGTATGTACCTACGAAATAAACTCCGGTAAAATGCAACGCGCCACAGTCACATCAATTTCAATGGGTACTCAAATCTGCTGTCACGCCTTCAGTCCGGATCAAGAGAAACTGTTCTTGGGCTCGATCGATCGCAAACTTTGCCTACACGATTTAGTGCAGCAAGTCACAAAAGTTGCCTCACAAATTGACATCGTaagttttatacttttatgcaaatatgtatctGCTTTAATTAATTGGTTTCAAACTCTTTCTCTTGTAGATACCCACACAATGTGCCTGGCACTCGGATAGCAGCATTGTTATGGTCGCCAATGAGCGTGCACAATTCCAATGTTTTGACCTCGCCCTAACGGCAGTGGGTAATCAGTTGCAGAGCGAAGATGTCACTCCACTGAATTTATTGGATCTTTCACACTACTTCACCATACAACCAACACTGCTGCGTATTACCTTTAGCCGCAAGCCTGATATGTCACAGCATTCATTGCCTTATGTGCAAACCGATTGTTTGCTACTATTGCATTTCGAGCATGGACCATTAGGTTGTTTGCGACTTTTTGCTGGCGCCGGTATGCGTGGCGATATACACAATTCGGGCCTGACCGCTGATGTTTTAGTTGACAAATATTTGTCGCTAAATCAACTGGAGAAAGCGGTAAATCTGCTGGTGGCGCTCAACTGGGAAACATACGGGGCGATGTGTTTGATATCACTGCACAAGATTGCGAATCATGTCTTCTATCGTGGCGATGCGAAACGTGTGCGAGTGGAATTGTTGGGAAAAGCGCTAAAGACATTCACCGATGAACTTTCCGAAGAGACAAAAGATGAGTTCAGCGACCAAGTCTTCGATCTGAAACGACGATTTTTCTTTTATCTACTGCGGTatgttataaaattaattattaatagaattaataatttgtaaaaacttACATATTTGTAGGAAACATATGTACGCAGAGGCTTTTGAAGTCGCCGAGGATATTGAAGACTATGACCTGTTTATGGATCTATTCAATGTAACGAAATCAAATACGAATTTAATTGAATTCTCAACAGCTGccttcagccaagctgcgacTATACTGCACGAAGAGGAGGGTCATGGCAATGGCGTAGGTGGCTTAGCAATTAGCAACCTAAGTCTGATTGCCGATTATCGTTCGGAATCCGTTTGCTCGCAATCAACGTATTCCGATCTACAAATTCTGAAGAGAAGTAAACTACAACACAACAACTACACAAAAGAACATTCGAAAAACTATGTGCCACCCTTGCCATCATTTAAATCGAAAATATTCAACgccgaaatgataaaaattaatattccaAAGCCAGAACTACGCATGGAAAACACGCAAGAAACATTGCGCACACGCCCGCCACCACCACCGCTCCCATTGCCATCGCTGCGCAACATTAAGGTTTCACAAAATACAATGATTGCGACAGGTACAAACAGCACACTGGCCGAGCTATCCATGAAGAGTGGCAGCGACTTGAATAATGCTGGAAGTGGTACATATAAACCTTAAATCAATATTTGCTTCTTACAGCACACTTTCTAATAACTTTCCTCTTTTTAAGGACATATTGCTGCCCCAGCTGTTACCCTGTTACCTTGGCAACAGCAATTGCCAGCAGATGCTAAGGCGCCAAACTGTACACCACCGCATACCGCTACAATGCTACCACGGATCCCTACTAATAGCAACAATGCCCATGTGCTGGCATCTGCGAATTCAGCGCATGCACAACCCACCTCCACAACTTTCGTGCACCATGCTTCACCGGCTGTTGTGGCTGAAAGCTCCTTGCCATTACCACAGAAACATATGCAATCGCTTCCACCGCCAGTGCTTACGCAAACTTCTGCTGTTGCTGCCATTGGGTTGCAATCTGGTATTTATAAACCAAAGTACTATCAGCACCCTTTGGTATCTGGCACAATA from Anastrepha ludens isolate Willacy chromosome 5, idAnaLude1.1, whole genome shotgun sequence includes these protein-coding regions:
- the LOC128865266 gene encoding WD repeat-containing and planar cell polarity effector protein fritz; translation: MLTLLGECHLWSLRDEVRIKSTDLGAFRYTRNREVQQQNTELMALAKRDYIERRSGITVLKNSRKAPGRLKDNIKRLEELLRTYKIVHSEWRDAAQVLLLFANGIIAHICVDAATGDILRMVYEKYFVGKLASEVITDAFFTRSHIVLAYNTNQLTVVHLQKPNTRQQGPEKINNMDPRIFHVIIPGPSERKLSRHLTVNSSADLFVIWTKSSQNEVYPWRPTIRDQDRANIHVFKLKGMQIESVSYCWSENDPLSVDFLRSAESQILTVEQKVSRKGEISAEVCTYEINSGKMQRATVTSISMGTQICCHAFSPDQEKLFLGSIDRKLCLHDLVQQVTKVASQIDIIPTQCAWHSDSSIVMVANERAQFQCFDLALTAVGNQLQSEDVTPLNLLDLSHYFTIQPTLLRITFSRKPDMSQHSLPYVQTDCLLLLHFEHGPLGCLRLFAGAGMRGDIHNSGLTADVLVDKYLSLNQLEKAVNLLVALNWETYGAMCLISLHKIANHVFYRGDAKRVRVELLGKALKTFTDELSEETKDEFSDQVFDLKRRFFFYLLRKHMYAEAFEVAEDIEDYDLFMDLFNVTKSNTNLIEFSTAAFSQAATILHEEEGHGNGVGGLAISNLSLIADYRSESVCSQSTYSDLQILKRSKLQHNNYTKEHSKNYVPPLPSFKSKIFNAEMIKINIPKPELRMENTQETLRTRPPPPPLPLPSLRNIKVSQNTMIATGTNSTLAELSMKSGSDLNNAGSGHIAAPAVTLLPWQQQLPADAKAPNCTPPHTATMLPRIPTNSNNAHVLASANSAHAQPTSTTFVHHASPAVVAESSLPLPQKHMQSLPPPVLTQTSAVAAIGLQSGIYKPKYYQHPLVSGTIPPTLAATSEDHQKRLLQKKPTASILSNSSTQQLQQNGGNLVNGGNGTPLTNGMHKELHSGGGNGRNAAGEKNKVKFSDTVQVAVVPEIPRKEKPQPPKRNGYSRPLSRNITNPKKELADSLPLCHPHDEYLKDFNPLSAAEEMPRPPIKSNNREEASKSRKPNTTSQPAIKVVHFGVV